TCAACGGGTTCAGCCGCCAGACAGCGCGGCAGTCCCTGACAGAAACTTGGGCCGCCGATCGGACTGCGCCCATGGCGATCGCGCTGTTTTGGGTTCTTTTAGGCGGCTTATTGTTGGGGCTCCCTTTGGCAGGGCTACTGAGCGCACCGACCACCCTTTTGGTGCTCGACAAAGGGCGCGATCGCGGGCGTTTGATTCGCTACCGCTGCGCCCTCCAAACCCAAAAACGCTTTGCCCTCAGCGCCATTGATCACCTCGCCATTCAGGAGAGTACGCTGGGTCGCGATCGCCGCCCTGTCTACAAAGTCGCGCTCCGGCTGCACAATGGCACCACGCTGATGCTCACGCCCCAAGGGTCTCTCGATCGCGCGATCGCTGAGCAGACCCTTCAGCAGATCCAGCCGTTTCTGGAGCTGCGTTGACCCAGACTAGGAAGCCGCCTCCTCTAGCGCCTCCACAGGCTGGGGCGGGTGTTTTTTGAGCACCTGCTGGAGGTAGTGGCCCGTGTGGGAGCGCGGGTTGGCTGCCACCTCCTCCGGAGGCCCCTGGGCGATGATTTCGCCGCCGCGATCGCCCCCTTCTGGCCCCAGATCCACGATCCAGTCGGCGCAGCGAATCACATCCAGATTGTGCTCGATCATCAGCACCGAATTTCCCTTGTCCACCAAGCGCTGCACCACGTCCAGCAGCTTGTGCACGTCATAAAACGACAGGCCCGTCGTCGGCTCATCAATCAGGTACAGCGTTTTGCCGGTGGCGCGGCGCGATAGCTCCGTGGCCAGCTTCACCCGCTGCGCCTCGCCCCCGGACAGGGTGGGGGCCGTTTGGCCGAGCTGCACATAGCCGAGGCCCACATCCACCAGAGTTTGGAGGCGGTTGGCCGCCTGGGGAATGTTCTTGAACAGTTCCAGGGCTTCCTCCACCGTCATTTGCAGCACATCGGCGATGGACTTGCCCTTGTACTTCACCTGGAGGGTTTCCCGGTTGTAGCGCGCGCCCTTGCAAATCTCGCACTGCACATACACATCCGGCAGGAAATTCATTTCGATGACGTTCACCCCCTGGCCGCCGCAGGCCTCGCAGCGCCCGCCCTTGACATTGAAGGAAAACTGCCCCGGTTTGTAGCCCCGGGCTTTGGCCTCGACGGTCTCTGCAAACAGCGATCGGATCACGTCAAACACGCCCGTGTAGGTCGCGGGGTTCGATCGCGGCGTGCGGCCAATGGGCGACTGGTCGATCACGATGGCCTTGTCCAAGGCCTTGAGACCCTTCACATCGTCCAGCTCTTTGGGAAAAGGGGTCTTGTGGCCGAAGTGGTGCTGCAAAGAGGGGTACAGCAGCTCATTGATCAGCGTGGATTTGCCAGAGCCCGATACCCCCGTCACGCAGACAAATTTACCCAGGGGGATCTCCACGTCAATGTGGCGCAGATTGTTGCGGTGGGCGTTCTGGAGCAGGAGCGATCGCCCGTTGCCAGCCCGGCGCTCTCCTGGCGTGGCGATCGCCCGTCGCCCCGACAGATAGGCTCCCGTCAGGGAGTCCGGCGCGTCCTTAAGGGCTTGCAAGTCCCCCTGGGCCACGATGCGGCCCCCGTGAATCCCCGCCCCTGGCCCAATGTCCACCAGGTGATCGGCGGCGCAGATGGTGTCTTCGTCGTGCTCCACCACGATCAGGGTGTTGCCCAGGTCCCGCAGCTTGATCAGAGTGCTCAGCAGGCGATCGTTATCGCGCTGGTGCAGACCAATGCTCGGCTCATCCAGCACATAGAGCACCCCCGTCAGGCCCGCGCCGATCTGGGTGGCCAGTCGGATTCGCTGGGCCTCGCCCCCAGAGAGCGTCATGGCCGTCCGGTCCAGGGTCAGATAGTCCAGGCCCACATCCAGCAAAAACTGGAGTCGCGCCTTGATTTCCCGCAGCACCAAGTCCCCGATCTGGGCCTGACGGGGCGTGAGGTTCAGGTGGTTGACCCGGGTCAGGCACTCGCGAATGGAGACGCTGGTCAGCTCGGTAATGCGGTACTGTCCCATGCGCACGGCCAGGGACTCCGGCCGCAGGCGCTGACCCTGACACACTTCGCAGGCCTGGTCTACCAGGTACTGCTCCAGCTTCTGCTTGTACATCTCCGAGGTGCTCTCGCTGTACTGGCGCTGGAGGATGGGAATCACGCCTTCGTAGCGGCGCTCGTAGCCCTTCTTTTCGCGGTAGCGGGAGTCGGTTTCGATCCAGATGGGCTCCTCGGTGCCGTGGAGGAGGGTGTGCTGCTGCTCGGGGGTGAGCTGGTTCCAGGGCGTCTGGATGTCGAAGCCCAGGGCCTGGCCGACGCTGTAGAGCAGCGAGAAATAGTAGGTGTTGTCTTTCTCGGACCAGGGGGCGATCGCCGCGTAGACCGGCAGCTTGGGGTCCGGCACGATCAGATCGGGCGAAAACCGCTTCAGAGAGCCCAGACCGTGGCAGTTGGGGCAGGCGCCGTAGGGCGAGTTAAAAGAAAAGAGCCGGGGCGAGAGCTCCTCCATCACTGCGCCGTGCTCCGGGCAGGCGAAGTTTTCCGAAAAGACCAGCTCCTTGGGTAGGGGGGCATAGGTGCCGCCCGCCTCGGCAGCCAGAGGGGCCGCGGCTGGGTCTTCCCCAGGGCGTCCCGGCAGCTCGACCACCGCTGGCTCCTCTTGGAGCAGGTGGATCACGGCAATGCCGTCCGATCGCCGCAAACAGGTGGACAAGGAGTCAAATAGGCGCTCCTGGATATCGTCTTTTTTGATCAGGCGATCGACCACGATTTCGATGTCGTGGAACTGGTTTTTGTCGAGGTCGATGGCGTCGCTGAGATCGCGCACCTCCCCATCCACGCGCACCCGGACAAATCCCTCCGCAGCGAGGCTCGACAGCAGCTTTTTGTGGGTGCCTTTTTTGCCGCGCACCACCGGGGCCAAGATCTGAAAGCGGGTGCGATCGGGCAGGGCCTGGACGCGATCGCACATTTCATCGATGGTCTGGGGCACGATGGAGCGATCGCAGTGGGGACAGTGGGGCTCCCCCGCCCGGCCAAACAGCAGCCGCAGATAGTCATAGATTTCGGTCACCGTCCCCACCGTGGAGCGCGGGTTATGAGACGTTGACTTTTGGTCGATGGAAATCGCTGGACTCAGCCCTTCGATGGCGTCGACATCGGGCTTGTCGACCTGCCCGAGAAACTGGCGCGCATAGGCGCTCAGAGACTCGACATAGCGCCGCTGCCCTTCGGCAAAAATCGTGTCAAAGGCCAGGGAAGACTTGCCCGAACCGGAAACCCCCGTAAACACAATCAGGCGATCGCGGGGCAGCTCCAGATCCACATTTTTGAGATTGTGCTGTCTGGCGCCCCGGACCCGAATCAGGTTGCGGTCTGGGGCAGAGGCTGCCGCTGAGCGACCGTTGCGATCGGCAGTTTTTTGGGGGGCCTTTGACTTGGCGGGCTTGGGCATGAACCGGCACAGTAGGGGAGAGTCCTTAAAAATTCTATCGCTCTGTTTCGGAAGCTTCACTTTGGGCCGCTTGGCCGCTCCCGCGCGATCGCCCAGGGAAATCCGCCCAAGAGCGCCTGCTTCCAAGTTCCACAGTGCTGGAAGTCGGCAGCCGCCTCTGAGAAACTGTATCGAGATGTTGCGCCGAAGCCGGGAAATACGGCCTCAAAACCCGATTTTCGGTCTTTCTCGATACCAAAATCCGTATATCTTCGCGGGATTTTATGGTTTGAAAAACGCTGTAATGTAGTCAGGTTCCACTCAGAGCGATGAAAGATTTCCTTCTAGAGTGGGACCAAGGGTTTCTAGGTTCCACAGCTTGTCTCTTGCGATCGCCGATGTCCAAACCGGCCAAGAGACAGGGTTCCTTTCCAGAGAGCGAGGCTACAACGGTCCATCCTTCCGTGGGAATCATCAGGGTTTGCGTATTGCTGGCTACTGAGCGGCAAGGGCAGACCCTGAATTTCTTTCTCGAAGTCACTTCGACATAGAAGATTCGGGGAGAGGTTGATAAGATCGAAAGGTAGGGTCCAGCCCGACGCCTCGGCAGTGATAGCGAGTTCCAAATTATTCATGACATCCACGATTCTGGTTGAGAAGAAAAAGCTAGAGAATCCTCCCCTGGAGATTCATTATTTGGGCGATCGCGTGCTGCGCCAGCCGGCCAAGCGCATCTCTCGGGTGGATGACGAGATTCGGACGCTCATTCGCAACATGCTGCAAACCATGTACAGCGCCGACGGGATCGGACTCGCTGCGCCCCAGGTGGCCGTCCAAAAGCAGCTCATCGTGGTGGACTGCGAACCCGATGACGCGACCACGCCGCCGCTGATCTTGATCAACCCGGCGATCCAGCGGGCCAGCCGGGATGTCTGCATGGCCCAAGAAGGCTGCCTGAGCATTCCGGGGGTGTACCTGGATGTGCAGCGCCCCGAGGTGATCGAGGTGAGCTACAAAGACGAGCAGGGCCGTCCCCAAAAGCTGATGGCCAGCGGCTTGCTCTCGCGGGCGATCCAGCACGAGATGGACCACCTCCACGGCGTGCTATTTGTGGATCGGGTCGACAATGCTTTGGCCCTCAACCAGGAGCTGACCAAGCACGGGTTTGCGGCCAACGCCGTCCAGCCGGTGCGCTAGGCCCCTGGCCCGATCGCCAAGATTTTTTGCCGGAATTTTTCTGAATCGTTTTTAATTCTTTTTCCAGCGTTTTATGGTGACGTCTCCCAAAAGTGGCCTGCTGCTGGCCATTGCTTGTATTGCAGCGATCGCCACAGTGGGCTCTGTGTTTGAGCTGGCCTCTGGTACACCTGAACTAGGTACAACCCTGACCAGCGCCATTCTGGCCCTGAGCATTCCGGTGGGCGGCTTTTCCTTTTACGCCGCTGTCACCAGCGCGAACGCCGACCAAAACCGCTGATTTCCCGCTAGCTTCGCCCCAAACCGTCAGCTGCTCTCACGCTGACGGTTTTTGTGTGGGCTTGAGCGATCGCTGGGGGCGCGCCCTTGCCCAGTGCCCCAGATCTCCTGGCAAGCCCCCGCACTCCGAACTTGCCTTTCTGCGGACGATTCGAGCGAGAATTGCTGTAGTCGCGATCGCCGACTCGTGCGCGTTTTGCATTTAGCTGGCCGTTAATGACGGGCAAACCTCTTTCTAGCAGCTTTTTGAGACTGATCTCTGCTGACCCCCAGTCGGCTGCGTGCTACCCCCTGCTTCCCCACTACTCCATCGAGATCGGCCGCGATCCGAGCTGCCAAATCGTCCTGGACTCAGTGCTCTACGGCATGGTTTCTCGCCGCCACGCCCTGATTCGGCCTGTGGTTGGGGGAGACGGAGACTCCCACTGGGAAATCTGCGACCTCAACAGCGCCAACGGCACCTACGTCAACGGGCAGCGCCTGCTGGGGTGTCGCAGTTTGCAGCCGGGCGATCGCATTTTGCTAGGGCAAAACGGCCCAGAATTTTTGCTCGATCGGGGACGAATGCCCCCGGCCGAGGACAGCCGATCTACCTCCTTTTCGAGGCCGGAGGCGAGCCCCAAGCCAGCCCTGTCCGCCGTGGTTTCCAGCGAGGTCCAGCTCACCCCCAAATCCACGCGCGAAGAAGCGACCTTTAGCCAGCTTTTTCCCATCTTTTCCACGGGCCGCGATCTGCCCCGCAAGGCCTACTTGCTGCCCGGCATCGTGACGGTGAGCTGCGTGGTGCTGATGTTTGCCTCCGTCGGCGACGCCATGGTGTTTAACGTGCTGCTGGCGGGCTATCTGGCCAGCGCGGCCTACTATTTCGTCTACCAGCTGTGCGGCAAACACAAGCCCTGGTGGCTGCTGGTGGGGGTGATGGGGGCCATGGTGCTGCTGCTGACCAGCCCCGTTCTGCCGGTTTTCCTAACTGTGTTTCGGGAAATCTTGCCGGGACGCCTGCCGGTGGAGGGGGAAGTAGTGAGCTTCCCGATGCTGCTGGTGCGCATGTTTTTTGGCGCCGGACTGATGGAGGAAATTCTCAAGTCTTTGCCGGTGCTGGTGCTGTGGTGGCTGGGGCGGCAGCTGCGATCGCCCTGGCGCGATCGCATCGGCATCTGGGAGCCCCTCGACGGCATATTGGTCGGGTGCGCGGCAGCCGTGGGCTTTACCCTGCTGGAAACCCTCGATCAGTACGTGCCTTCGATGATCGAAAGCGCCAGCACCGCAGACAGCTCCGGCGAGCTGCTGGGGCTCCAGCTTCTGATTCCCCGGATTTTGGGCTCCATTGCTGGGCACATGGCCTACAGCGGCTACCTGGGCTATTTCATTGGCCTGAGCGTTCTCAAGCCCGCCAATCGCTGGTCAAGCCTGAGCGTCGGCTACCTGAGCGCTGCCGGTCTGCACGCCCTGTGGAATACCACGGGCGTTGTGAGCGGCTTGATTTTGGCGGTGGTGGGGGTAGTGTCCTATGCCTTTTTGGGCGCCGCCATTCTCAAGGCCCGCGCCCTCTCGCCGACGCGATCGCAGAATTTTGCCACCCAGTTTTCCCGGCGATCGCGCCGCTAAACCCCGGCAAAATCAGCATCTTCGGACCAAATTTCGCCATCCTTCCCAAAGATCTGCCTTTTGCCAGAAATTTGGTCAGCTTACTTGGCGATCGCTGGGGATAGGGCTACGCTAGCCTCAATTGTGAGCCTCGGGCGATCGCCCGGAGGAGCGGCGATGTCTACCTCCATTCCCCAAACCTGCCCCATCTGCGGCGTCAGAATCGAACCCGCCCCGGGGGGCGATCGGGTTCTGTTTTCGTCCGGTGCGCCGGGCACCCGCGCCAAGCTGTGGGCCCGCGTCTGCCGCTACGTGGACAAACCGGGCTGCATCAACCAAAACCGCGACGAGGTCGACGAGATCAAGCCCTCAGACTACTACCACCCCGACCCCCTGTCTGGTCTGCCCTAGAGCGGCTGGCTCAGGCTCGGCAAAAAATTCACCAAGCCCGGAAACACGATCACCAGCAGCAGCACCAGCAGCTGCAAAATCACGAAGGGCACCGCTCCCCGGTAAATGTCTCCCGTCGTAATCTCTGGGGGCGATACCCCGCGCAAATAAAAGAGCGCAAAGCCAAAGGGCGGGGTCAAAAATGATGTCTGGAGGTTGGTTGCCAGCACGACGCCATACCAGACCAGATCGAGATTGAGCTGCTGGGCCACCGGCACAAACAGCGGCACCACAATAAAGGCAATCTCGAAAAAGTCGATAAAGAACCCGAGCAAAAACACCGTCAGCATACTGACCACCAGGAAGCCCACCTGGCCGCCCGGCAGGTTCGACAGCACATCGAACATGAAGCGATCGCCGTTGAGCCCGCGAAACACCAGGCTAAACGCGGTCGAGCCCAGCAGAATAAACATCACCATAGTGGTCGTGCGCAGCGTCACATCGCACACTTGGCGCAGTGACTGCCAGCTCAGCTTGCGGTTGACCGCCGCCAGCACCATCGCCCCCAGGGCTCCCACCGCTCCCGCCTCCGTCGGCGTCGCATAGCCAAAGAAAATACTGCCCAGCACCAGCAAAATCAGGGCCAAAGGCGGCAGCATCACCTGGATCATCCGCAGCCCCAGCGCCCGACCGCCAATGTTGCGCACCTCCGGCGGCAGTGGCGGCGCCGCGTCCGGCTTGAGAAACGCCACCACCAGCACGTGGACCGCAAACACTCCCGAGATCAGCAGTCCCGGAATCACCGACCCAATGAACAGGTCCCCCACCGAAACGCCCAGCTGATCGCCCAGCACCACCAGCACGATGCTGGGCGGAATGATCTGGCCCAGAGTCCCCGACGCCGCAATTACCCCCGTCGCGAGCTGCTTGTTGTAGCCGTAGCGCAGCATGGTCGGCAGCGAAATCAGGCCCATGGCCACCACCGTCGCCGCCACGACTCCCGTCGTCGCCGCCAGCAGCGCGCCCACCAGCACCACCGCCAGGGCTAGGCCGCCCCGGACCCGGCCAAACAGAATGCCAATGGTCTCCAGCAGCCGCTCGGCAATCCCCGATCGCTCCAGCATGGAGCCCATGAAGATGAAGTAGGGAATGGCCAGGAGCGTGAAGTTGCTCATGATGCCAAAAATCCGCTGGGGCATGGCCGTCATGAAAATCGGGTCAAAGACGCCCAGGGCCACGCCCACAATGCCAAAGGCGATCGCCACCGCCCCCAGGGAGAAGGCGACCGGGTACCCCATGGACAAAAAGACCAGCGCTCCCACAAACATTGTGGGACCAAGCCATTCAAAGGGCAGACTCATGCTCTTCCTCCGCTGGGGGTTGCTGAACGCCTTTTAGTACCGCAATGTTTTTGATCGCATTGGCAAAGCCCTGCAAGATCAGCAGCCCAAAGCCCACCAGAATCATGGTTTTGATCGGGTAGAGGGGCAGACCGCCTGGATCCGGCGACATTTCACGAATTTGCCAGGAGATCTTTACCGTGTCCCAGGAAACCCAGATCACCATGATGCAAAACGGAATCAGAAATCCGAGATTGCCGATCAAGTCTGCGAGGGCTTTGCGCTTGGCTGACCAGCCACTGTAAAACACATCCACCCGCACGTGCTCGTTGTGTCTGAGGCCGTAGGCCGCGCCCAGCAAAAAGACGAGGTCAAAGAGCTGCCACTGAGTCTCGATCAGGGCATTGGAGCTGAGATTTTGGCCGATGGCCTGACCGACGTAGCGCCCGATCACGTTCCAGACGCCAATCAGCACCATCAAGAGCACCACACCGGTCATGAAGCGCCCGACATACTCATTGAGCTGATCAATCCACCTGGCTATTCGAAGCAGTTGCTGCACGACGTTTCCTTCCCTAGCGTCGATGGGATGTGTTCTCGAGGGGGCGGCAAGCTGGCTCAGCGTGAGGATGGGAGCGGGCTCCCAATGAGTCATGCGCCCCGTCCCCCAAGCACCACGCAGTGAATTTGTATCCCTTGGGGGATGTTTCTCTGGAGCACTGAAGGGCAGTAGTATTTTAAGCCCTGGGTGGAGCGGCTCAGATTGAGCAGATGGGCGATCGCGATTTCCAGCGCGATAGAATTTTTCTGGGCACGCTGGTTGGTACCCACGTTCTGGGGGCGCGATCGCCGGGATCGGGGCGTCGAGCACCTGCCGTCAGCGCCTAGCCGTTGCACCCCGCTGGTCGAGGTTTCCATGGAACTCCAAAAACAGTTGAGCCAACAGCGCGTCAAACATATTGTGAGTAGCTATCAGCTCAAGGGTGACGCTGTGGGTCAGCGGGCGCAAGCCTTTGAAGCAGTCATGGCTGCCTTGCTGAGCCGTTATCCTGCGCCGCTGATCGAGCTGGCGCTGGTAGAGACGCTCACGGAGCTGTGGCGCTCTGTGCCGCTGGTGCGGGGACAGGCATTTTTGGAGCAGGTGCAGGCCAAGCTGGTCTACTGGGAGGGGCACCCCATCGTGAGCACAGTCACCCCCCAGCAGTTTCGGCAGGTCACGGGGCTAGACCCCAGCCCCATTTTCGGATCGTCCTCGGAGCTGCCGCCCCAGGAGTCAACGGTGCCGCCGTTCTGAAGAGAGCGCGGGCCAGGGCGGACGGGAGGTGGCGATCGCCGCAATGCCATAGACCGGGTAACCGTGGTGTCTTAGGACTTGGGCAGCGGCCTGAACGGTGGCCCCAGTGGTGTAGATGTCATCGAGCAGCAAGATCGGCACAGGAGCGCTCCCCCGAAGATCGGGTCCCAGGCCAAAGGCCCCAGCCAGCTGGGCCGCGCGATCGCGACTTCCCAGGCGGTGCAGGGCCTCGGTGGAGCGCTGGCGCAGCAGCCCGCGCGATCGCAGGGGCAGTCCCGTCTGCTGACAAAACTGGCGCGCCAAGAGCTCGGCCTGGTTGTAGCCGCGCTGGCGCTGCTTGTCGGGGTGCAGCGGAATCGGCACCACCGCCAGAGACGCCGGAAAGCGCGGGGCCTCAGCCAGCCACGCCTCGGCCAGCCAGTCTCCTAGGGGCTGCGCGATCTGGGGCTGCTGGTCGTACTTGAAGGCGGCGATCGCCCGCTTCAGCGGTCCGGTGTACTGGCCCCACACCTGCAACACCAGCCCGTCTTGGCGCCAGGTCAGGGGCGATCGCTGGCAGCGCCGGATCTGCTGCTGGCAGTCGCGGCAGAGGGTCTGGTCCGCTGGCCGCTGGCACAGCGGGCAAACAGACTTGAGAAATAGCGAGAGCAAACCAGAGAAGGCAGCGGTCCAGCGGGCCATGGCACCATCCTGTTGTCTTTTTCTCAGGATGCACGCCATCAGAGAAAAACCATCAAGGCCTCACCGAGCTTTCTGCTGGAATGCTTCCAAGGGTGTGGAAGTCGCCCAGGAAGATCTGGGTCCAGTTCCAAGGGTGTGGAAGTTGCCAAACGGTGCCCAAAGTTGCCCAAGAAGATCTAAGTCCAGTTCCAAGGGTGTGGAAGTTGCCGAACGGTGTCTAGGGGCGATCGCCCACCGTCTTACCGCCTGACTTTGGATCCCTTGGCAGCGTGGCAGATAGGGCTGCCGTTCTCTCGGGGGAAGTCCGTACAATCAAAGGCAACACGTCCACTCTTCGTCACCCCGTGAGCATTCTTCATTGGCTTGGGCAGATTCCGTTCGCAGACCGAGCAGCCGTTGGGGAGGGGGCCTTTTATCTCAGCCGTCTGGGGGAAAAAGGATATCCAATCCTGCCGGGATTTGTGGTGCCAGCCCGAGCATTTCGGGGATTTTTGGAAACGATTGATTGGCTAGAACCGCTGTTTACCGATTTTTCGACCTCCTCGCTCCACCTCGATATCAACAATCCGCGACAATTGCAGGCGATCGCCCAGCAAATTCGCCACGTTTTCCAGGCCACCGAGCTGGCAGCGGACTGGCTGGAGGCCCTCGAAGGGGCACTGCAAGAGCTGCGCGACCAGACCACGGGGGAGATCTCAGCTCTGGTGCTGCGGCCCTCCATTGGTCTGGCCCACGCCTCGGACTCTTTTCCCAGCCTCCAGGCCCAGAGCCTGATCGAGCCTCGGCTGTGCGCGAGTCACGTCTCCGCCGTAGCCACCATGCTCAAGGCCCTCTGGGCCAGCGCTTTTCGAGCCCAGACTTTGCTCTACTGGCAGCGCAGCGGCATTGAGCTGCAAAATATTCAGCTCGCGGTGATGGTGCAGCCAGTGCAGCCCGCGATCGCCAGCGGATTTTTGGAGATGAGCAATCAGCAGCTGGCGCTGCAAGCCTGCTGGGGCCACGAGTGGGCGCTGCTGCGGGGGGAGGTGAGCCCAGACTGCTACTGGGTCGAGCCGGGTCAGGGTACGACGCTCTACCAACCTGGCTGGAAACCCCTAGCCTACGGCCTAGAGACTGAGATTCCTCAGGCCAGCCCGGCTCTAGAGCAGTGGTTGCCGGAGCCAAGCCCGATGATGCCCTACGTTTTAGACGCTGCTTACCAAACTCGAATGGTCCTGAGGGACGAGGTGCTAGAGCAGATCGTCCAGCTAGGGCTGCGGCTGCATGTGGCCTTTGGAAATACGTTTCGGTGGACCTGGGTGCTCGGGCGGGCAGGCCGTGAGCCGAGGCTGTGCCTGAGCCAGGTAGACGCGGCGATCGCTCCGCCCGAGCCCGTCGCGGGCCAAGCGCGATCGCTTGCCGTAGCGCTGCCATCCCCCAACGCGGCGGAGCCAAAGATCAAGCCTGCCTCGACGCCTCCTGTTCTCCAGGGCATTGCGGCGGCGCCCGGACAGGCGATCGCGCCGGTGCACGTCATCACAGAGGCTGAGCTACTTCCGTCCTCGGCCCCGGCTGGCACGATCTGGGTGGCGGCGTCCATTCACCCGGACTGGCTGCCAGCGCTGCGCCATGCAGCCGGCATCATCGCAGAGCAGGGGGGGCGGGCCAGCCACGGCGCGATTTTGGCGCGGGAGCTGGGGATTCCGGCGGTGGTGGGGGCGGCGGGGGCGCTGGAGGCGGTCCGCTCGGGCGAAGTGCTGCTGCTTGATGGCGATCGCGGCCTGGTTTTTCGATCGCCGACCCCCGAGACATCTACCGATCGCCTAGCTCAGGTGACTTTTCCCAATGGCCAGCGTCGCCCGGTAGCAGACTCCGGCGCTCCCCATCCCAAGCCACTGCCGCCGACGGCCACCCAGATTTGGGCCGCCGTGAGCCAGGTATCGTCCCTGGAGCGGCTGCGCGATCAGCCGGTGGATGGCATTGGCCTGTTGCGCAGTGAGCTGATGCTGGTGGATCTGATGGCGGGGCGATCGCTGGCGGACTGGCTCCAGGATCCGGCGGATGTTGTGGCCCGC
This genomic stretch from Geitlerinema sp. PCC 7407 harbors:
- a CDS encoding PrsW family glutamic-type intramembrane protease, producing MTGKPLSSSFLRLISADPQSAACYPLLPHYSIEIGRDPSCQIVLDSVLYGMVSRRHALIRPVVGGDGDSHWEICDLNSANGTYVNGQRLLGCRSLQPGDRILLGQNGPEFLLDRGRMPPAEDSRSTSFSRPEASPKPALSAVVSSEVQLTPKSTREEATFSQLFPIFSTGRDLPRKAYLLPGIVTVSCVVLMFASVGDAMVFNVLLAGYLASAAYYFVYQLCGKHKPWWLLVGVMGAMVLLLTSPVLPVFLTVFREILPGRLPVEGEVVSFPMLLVRMFFGAGLMEEILKSLPVLVLWWLGRQLRSPWRDRIGIWEPLDGILVGCAAAVGFTLLETLDQYVPSMIESASTADSSGELLGLQLLIPRILGSIAGHMAYSGYLGYFIGLSVLKPANRWSSLSVGYLSAAGLHALWNTTGVVSGLILAVVGVVSYAFLGAAILKARALSPTRSQNFATQFSRRSRR
- a CDS encoding TRAP transporter small permease subunit, which translates into the protein MQQLLRIARWIDQLNEYVGRFMTGVVLLMVLIGVWNVIGRYVGQAIGQNLSSNALIETQWQLFDLVFLLGAAYGLRHNEHVRVDVFYSGWSAKRKALADLIGNLGFLIPFCIMVIWVSWDTVKISWQIREMSPDPGGLPLYPIKTMILVGFGLLILQGFANAIKNIAVLKGVQQPPAEEEHESAL
- a CDS encoding TRAP transporter large permease subunit, whose protein sequence is MSLPFEWLGPTMFVGALVFLSMGYPVAFSLGAVAIAFGIVGVALGVFDPIFMTAMPQRIFGIMSNFTLLAIPYFIFMGSMLERSGIAERLLETIGILFGRVRGGLALAVVLVGALLAATTGVVAATVVAMGLISLPTMLRYGYNKQLATGVIAASGTLGQIIPPSIVLVVLGDQLGVSVGDLFIGSVIPGLLISGVFAVHVLVVAFLKPDAAPPLPPEVRNIGGRALGLRMIQVMLPPLALILLVLGSIFFGYATPTEAGAVGALGAMVLAAVNRKLSWQSLRQVCDVTLRTTTMVMFILLGSTAFSLVFRGLNGDRFMFDVLSNLPGGQVGFLVVSMLTVFLLGFFIDFFEIAFIVVPLFVPVAQQLNLDLVWYGVVLATNLQTSFLTPPFGFALFYLRGVSPPEITTGDIYRGAVPFVILQLLVLLLVIVFPGLVNFLPSLSQPL
- the uvrA gene encoding excinuclease ABC subunit UvrA yields the protein MPKPAKSKAPQKTADRNGRSAAASAPDRNLIRVRGARQHNLKNVDLELPRDRLIVFTGVSGSGKSSLAFDTIFAEGQRRYVESLSAYARQFLGQVDKPDVDAIEGLSPAISIDQKSTSHNPRSTVGTVTEIYDYLRLLFGRAGEPHCPHCDRSIVPQTIDEMCDRVQALPDRTRFQILAPVVRGKKGTHKKLLSSLAAEGFVRVRVDGEVRDLSDAIDLDKNQFHDIEIVVDRLIKKDDIQERLFDSLSTCLRRSDGIAVIHLLQEEPAVVELPGRPGEDPAAAPLAAEAGGTYAPLPKELVFSENFACPEHGAVMEELSPRLFSFNSPYGACPNCHGLGSLKRFSPDLIVPDPKLPVYAAIAPWSEKDNTYYFSLLYSVGQALGFDIQTPWNQLTPEQQHTLLHGTEEPIWIETDSRYREKKGYERRYEGVIPILQRQYSESTSEMYKQKLEQYLVDQACEVCQGQRLRPESLAVRMGQYRITELTSVSIRECLTRVNHLNLTPRQAQIGDLVLREIKARLQFLLDVGLDYLTLDRTAMTLSGGEAQRIRLATQIGAGLTGVLYVLDEPSIGLHQRDNDRLLSTLIKLRDLGNTLIVVEHDEDTICAADHLVDIGPGAGIHGGRIVAQGDLQALKDAPDSLTGAYLSGRRAIATPGERRAGNGRSLLLQNAHRNNLRHIDVEIPLGKFVCVTGVSGSGKSTLINELLYPSLQHHFGHKTPFPKELDDVKGLKALDKAIVIDQSPIGRTPRSNPATYTGVFDVIRSLFAETVEAKARGYKPGQFSFNVKGGRCEACGGQGVNVIEMNFLPDVYVQCEICKGARYNRETLQVKYKGKSIADVLQMTVEEALELFKNIPQAANRLQTLVDVGLGYVQLGQTAPTLSGGEAQRVKLATELSRRATGKTLYLIDEPTTGLSFYDVHKLLDVVQRLVDKGNSVLMIEHNLDVIRCADWIVDLGPEGGDRGGEIIAQGPPEEVAANPRSHTGHYLQQVLKKHPPQPVEALEEAAS
- the def gene encoding peptide deformylase, whose protein sequence is MTSTILVEKKKLENPPLEIHYLGDRVLRQPAKRISRVDDEIRTLIRNMLQTMYSADGIGLAAPQVAVQKQLIVVDCEPDDATTPPLILINPAIQRASRDVCMAQEGCLSIPGVYLDVQRPEVIEVSYKDEQGRPQKLMASGLLSRAIQHEMDHLHGVLFVDRVDNALALNQELTKHGFAANAVQPVR
- a CDS encoding putative PEP-binding protein — translated: MSILHWLGQIPFADRAAVGEGAFYLSRLGEKGYPILPGFVVPARAFRGFLETIDWLEPLFTDFSTSSLHLDINNPRQLQAIAQQIRHVFQATELAADWLEALEGALQELRDQTTGEISALVLRPSIGLAHASDSFPSLQAQSLIEPRLCASHVSAVATMLKALWASAFRAQTLLYWQRSGIELQNIQLAVMVQPVQPAIASGFLEMSNQQLALQACWGHEWALLRGEVSPDCYWVEPGQGTTLYQPGWKPLAYGLETEIPQASPALEQWLPEPSPMMPYVLDAAYQTRMVLRDEVLEQIVQLGLRLHVAFGNTFRWTWVLGRAGREPRLCLSQVDAAIAPPEPVAGQARSLAVALPSPNAAEPKIKPASTPPVLQGIAAAPGQAIAPVHVITEAELLPSSAPAGTIWVAASIHPDWLPALRHAAGIIAEQGGRASHGAILARELGIPAVVGAAGALEAVRSGEVLLLDGDRGLVFRSPTPETSTDRLAQVTFPNGQRRPVADSGAPHPKPLPPTATQIWAAVSQVSSLERLRDQPVDGIGLLRSELMLVDLMAGRSLADWLQDPADVVARLAERIERFAAAIAPRPLFYRSLDLRAHEFPQFLGEGTSANPVLGQRGAYRYQVHPQLFELELAALGAVLARGLDNLRLLIPFVRSVEEFRFCRQRVEAAGLRRQGTFQLWIMAEVPSVLLLMADYVEAGVQGFSIGTNDLTQLLLGADRDDAALAQAYTAQHPAVRRAIAQILQTARQHRVPCAVCGQAVTDFPDLIAEWVQAGATALVVEPEAIAATQRVLYQAEQQILLQWAQQQRHQESF
- a CDS encoding ComF family protein; the encoded protein is MARWTAAFSGLLSLFLKSVCPLCQRPADQTLCRDCQQQIRRCQRSPLTWRQDGLVLQVWGQYTGPLKRAIAAFKYDQQPQIAQPLGDWLAEAWLAEAPRFPASLAVVPIPLHPDKQRQRGYNQAELLARQFCQQTGLPLRSRGLLRQRSTEALHRLGSRDRAAQLAGAFGLGPDLRGSAPVPILLLDDIYTTGATVQAAAQVLRHHGYPVYGIAAIATSRPPWPALSSERRHR